The Candidatus Paceibacterota bacterium DNA segment GCCCGGTTTGTCGCCAAGACCCTCAAATCGGCGGTGGCCAACGCCGAGGACTTGAAGGAGCATAAGAAAGAATATGCCGGGTTGAGAACCGACCGGCTGGTAATCAAGGAAGCGCTGGCCCAAGCCGCGTCCACTTTCAAACGGTTTACGCCCAAGGCCCGAGGCTCCGCGGGGCCGATCCTGAAGCGCAATTGCCACATCAAGATTGTTTTGTCAGA contains these protein-coding regions:
- the rplV gene encoding 50S ribosomal protein L22, which gives rise to MEVHAITKNVRMSAQKMREVVRQIQGLPAAHAQAVLAVVPRKGARFVAKTLKSAVANAEDLKEHKKEYAGLRTDRLVIKEALAQAASTFKRFTPKARGSAGPILKRNCHIKIVLSDE